From the Leptotrichia sp. oral taxon 221 genome, one window contains:
- a CDS encoding Type 1 glutamine amidotransferase-like domain-containing protein gives MKNMILTSSLYESIGFVKEFLDKNAKSKKILFIPTAANVEEYKNYMYLTEKAFEDIGYAVDNFDISVFSEKTVKEKLSKAEIIFISGGNTFYLLQELKRKNLISYLKERIENGLLYIGESAGSVITGPNIEYASLADDKTLAKELSDYTGMNLIDFYIVPHFGEEPFAESSEKIVELYKDKLDLELINNKEAILIKNNDFKILKNK, from the coding sequence TTGAAAAATATGATTTTGACATCATCTTTATACGAAAGTATAGGATTTGTAAAAGAATTTTTGGATAAAAATGCTAAAAGTAAAAAAATATTATTTATTCCGACAGCAGCTAATGTGGAAGAATATAAGAATTATATGTATCTTACAGAGAAGGCTTTTGAGGATATTGGATATGCAGTGGATAATTTTGATATTTCTGTTTTTTCAGAAAAAACTGTGAAGGAGAAATTATCGAAGGCAGAGATAATCTTTATTTCTGGTGGAAATACATTTTATTTATTACAAGAATTGAAAAGAAAAAATTTAATTTCTTATTTGAAGGAAAGAATAGAAAATGGATTGCTTTATATCGGAGAATCGGCAGGGTCTGTAATAACAGGTCCTAATATCGAATATGCTTCTCTTGCAGATGATAAAACATTGGCAAAGGAACTGAGTGATTACACGGGAATGAATTTGATAGATTTTTATATAGTTCCTCATTTTGGCGAAGAACCGTTTGCAGAAAGTTCTGAAAAAATAGTTGAATTGTATAAGGATAAATTAGATTTGGAATTAATAAATAATAAAGAAGCGATATTAATTAAAAATAATGATTTTAAAATATTAAAAAATAAATAA